Proteins from a single region of Methanoculleus taiwanensis:
- a CDS encoding sulfurtransferase TusA family protein, giving the protein MSSSIEPAAEVDCIGLYCPMPIAMAKEQIDAIGVGEILKVEADDPAAEEDIKRWAQRVGHEMVDFQKEGGIMTFYIRRMK; this is encoded by the coding sequence ATGAGTTCATCAATCGAACCGGCAGCTGAAGTGGACTGTATCGGGCTTTACTGCCCGATGCCGATCGCCATGGCGAAAGAACAGATCGATGCGATCGGTGTCGGGGAGATTCTGAAAGTGGAAGCGGACGACCCCGCCGCAGAGGAGGACATCAAACGCTGGGCACAGCGTGTCGGACACGAGATGGTGGACTTCCAGAAAGAAGGCGGGATCATGACATTCTATATTCGTCGGATGAAGTAA
- a CDS encoding LolA family protein — MRSVALLLVVLASIIAVSSGFWAQEPTGGEIRDQILRHRESLCDYSATLQVIKYTDASSGKIFVQVEDPYRYRFERMGADGKPDLLEIFNGSVLWLYRPGTGETELIAAGEAAFDRLVREDYQQVIPRIVEENAIAYLGVEGVNGSRAHVIEASPGNPIRYMGIGFTRMRAWIDASTWMVDKAAFYNEAGNSVLSVEYTNLAVNRGIPKNTFTPPRDAASESQALIPVIFPRGAPSP, encoded by the coding sequence ATGAGATCCGTTGCGCTGCTGCTCGTCGTCCTGGCAAGCATCATCGCCGTATCGTCGGGGTTCTGGGCTCAGGAGCCGACAGGTGGTGAGATCCGGGATCAGATCCTCCGACACCGGGAGAGCCTCTGCGATTACTCGGCAACCCTGCAGGTGATCAAGTATACAGACGCGTCGTCAGGGAAGATCTTCGTGCAGGTGGAAGATCCCTACCGGTATCGGTTCGAGCGTATGGGGGCAGACGGAAAACCGGATCTGCTCGAGATCTTCAACGGTAGCGTGCTCTGGCTCTATCGTCCCGGTACCGGCGAGACCGAGCTGATTGCTGCAGGAGAAGCGGCATTCGATCGCCTCGTTCGGGAGGATTATCAGCAGGTTATTCCCAGGATTGTGGAGGAGAACGCGATCGCCTATCTCGGGGTCGAAGGCGTGAACGGTAGCAGGGCACACGTCATCGAGGCATCGCCGGGCAATCCAATCCGGTATATGGGTATCGGGTTCACCCGGATGCGGGCGTGGATCGACGCCTCGACCTGGATGGTCGATAAAGCTGCGTTCTATAACGAGGCGGGGAACTCCGTCCTCTCGGTCGAGTACACCAACCTCGCCGTCAACAGAGGGATTCCGAAGAATACCTTCACTCCGCCGAGGGACGCTGCGTCGGAGTCGCAGGCGCTCATTCCGGTAATCTTCCCGCGGGGAGCGCCGTCGCCGTGA
- a CDS encoding sulfurtransferase TusA family protein, producing the protein MYADLTADCIGACEAPMLIVKEMFGRLKKGQVLQVETDKPGVVQDVTSWAESQGFSIEEQLKNAGVTTLYIRKTAEWSEEQEKTVQTAEQRR; encoded by the coding sequence ATGTACGCTGATTTGACGGCAGACTGCATCGGTGCCTGCGAGGCGCCGATGCTCATCGTGAAAGAGATGTTCGGAAGGCTAAAGAAGGGACAGGTGCTGCAGGTCGAGACCGATAAACCTGGCGTGGTGCAGGATGTCACCAGCTGGGCTGAGAGCCAGGGGTTCTCCATCGAAGAGCAGTTAAAGAATGCAGGCGTGACCACGCTGTACATCAGAAAGACTGCAGAATGGTCTGAAGAGCAGGAGAAAACCGTCCAGACGGCCGAGCAGCGACGCTAA
- a CDS encoding aconitase X → MYLDAEDEKILSGEFGETRQKMMEILVALGRVYNAEKLVPIASAQVSGASYKTIGKWGLEWLSTLDARVAVPTVLNPIGMPRDEWRDLDGITPEFAHQQEAVLTAYHRLGIRMECTCTPYYLQRTEYGEHLAWSESSAVAYANSVIGARTNREGGPSALAAAIIGKTPFYGLHIVANRRPGVVVEVEAGDSLHADHYGAIGYLAGKEVGNRIPFITGIRPGRDQLKALGAAMAATGAVALYHVEKITPETRVFTFETEGLERISVGLQDIEDLFETMDVDAVAIGCPHCSPDELREIGDLLTGKRTTKPLLVFVARSVARDNQDLVAAIERSGAMVVPDTCMVVSPAMDHYKAIMVDSGKALAYVPGMCGALARLGTRKECIEVATS, encoded by the coding sequence ATGTATCTCGATGCAGAAGACGAGAAGATCTTAAGCGGCGAGTTCGGGGAGACCCGGCAGAAGATGATGGAGATCCTGGTCGCCCTCGGCCGGGTGTATAATGCGGAGAAACTGGTTCCGATCGCGAGCGCCCAGGTGAGCGGCGCATCGTACAAGACGATCGGAAAATGGGGGCTTGAATGGCTCTCCACACTCGATGCCCGGGTAGCGGTGCCGACGGTCTTAAACCCGATCGGGATGCCCCGGGACGAGTGGCGGGACCTAGACGGGATCACGCCCGAGTTTGCCCACCAGCAGGAGGCGGTGCTCACCGCGTACCACCGCCTCGGGATCAGGATGGAGTGTACCTGCACACCCTACTACCTGCAGAGAACCGAGTACGGCGAGCACCTCGCCTGGTCGGAATCGAGCGCCGTTGCGTATGCAAACTCGGTTATCGGAGCCCGGACGAACCGCGAGGGGGGCCCCAGCGCCCTCGCCGCCGCAATCATCGGGAAGACCCCCTTCTACGGTCTGCATATCGTCGCGAACCGACGGCCGGGCGTCGTTGTCGAGGTGGAGGCGGGAGACTCGCTGCATGCCGATCACTACGGCGCGATCGGCTACCTCGCCGGAAAGGAAGTCGGGAACCGGATTCCGTTCATCACCGGGATCAGGCCGGGCCGTGACCAGTTAAAAGCGCTCGGGGCGGCAATGGCCGCGACCGGGGCGGTCGCCCTCTATCACGTCGAGAAGATCACCCCCGAGACGAGGGTCTTTACGTTCGAGACCGAGGGGCTTGAACGGATAAGCGTCGGGCTACAGGATATCGAGGATCTCTTTGAGACGATGGACGTCGATGCGGTCGCAATCGGGTGTCCGCACTGCTCTCCGGACGAACTCCGGGAGATCGGCGACCTCCTCACCGGAAAAAGGACAACAAAACCTCTCCTCGTATTCGTCGCCCGCAGCGTAGCCCGGGACAACCAGGATCTTGTCGCTGCCATCGAACGGAGCGGTGCGATGGTCGTCCCCGACACCTGCATGGTCGTCTCGCCGGCGATGGATCACTACAAGGCGATCATGGTCGATTCGGGAAAAGCCCTCGCGTACGTCCCGGGGATGTGCGGGGCACTCGCCCGGCTCGGAACGCGAAAAGAGTGCATCGAGGTCGCGACCTCGTAG
- a CDS encoding sulfurtransferase TusA family protein, with protein sequence MHADRYVDCKGSFCQAPMFMLKDGMDPLERGSILKVDVDAEATKEDVKVWAKRMGHEVVETEKASGVTTFYIRKAGT encoded by the coding sequence GTGCATGCCGACAGGTACGTTGACTGTAAGGGCTCTTTCTGCCAGGCACCGATGTTTATGCTGAAAGATGGGATGGATCCGCTTGAGCGGGGATCTATCCTGAAAGTCGATGTCGATGCGGAGGCAACAAAAGAGGATGTGAAGGTCTGGGCGAAGCGGATGGGGCACGAGGTCGTGGAGACCGAGAAAGCCTCCGGCGTGACGACATTTTATATACGAAAGGCGGGAACGTGA
- a CDS encoding UbiX family flavin prenyltransferase: MTKEYVIGVTGASGVIYARRILEVLCEKATVHIVISDVARQIAEIERVDLVGFDAIYAENSDLAADIASGSFRYDGMAIAPCSMKTLAAVSNGFAENLITRAADVCLKERRRCILLLREMPLSRIHLKNMLAADEAGATVMVASPPFYQNPETIDDLVDMVAARVLDHLGVEHRLGVRWSGYDA; the protein is encoded by the coding sequence ATGACGAAAGAATATGTTATCGGGGTTACAGGAGCGAGCGGGGTTATCTACGCCCGCCGCATCCTCGAGGTGCTCTGCGAGAAGGCGACCGTTCACATTGTCATCTCGGACGTCGCCCGCCAGATAGCAGAGATCGAGCGGGTCGACCTTGTCGGGTTCGACGCGATCTACGCCGAGAACAGCGATCTTGCTGCGGATATCGCCAGCGGATCGTTCCGGTATGACGGGATGGCGATCGCACCCTGCAGCATGAAGACACTTGCAGCCGTCAGCAACGGATTTGCCGAGAACCTCATCACCCGTGCGGCGGACGTCTGCTTAAAAGAGAGACGGCGGTGCATCCTTCTTCTCCGGGAGATGCCGCTTTCCCGGATACACTTAAAGAACATGCTTGCGGCCGACGAAGCGGGTGCAACAGTCATGGTGGCAAGCCCGCCGTTCTACCAGAACCCGGAGACGATAGACGACCTCGTCGACATGGTCGCTGCACGGGTGCTGGATCACCTGGGCGTCGAGCACCGTCTCGGCGTGCGATGGAGCGGATACGATGCGTGA
- a CDS encoding 2-phospho-L-lactate transferase CofD family protein produces MITFLSGGTGTPRLIRGIRQVIYDHEIAVVANTADDLWISGNHHAPDIETLMFLFAGILNTATWQGIRGDTFSTHRFLKRVAGDEWLAIGDKVRAVQIARGEMLRSGMTPTEATRLQSTALGIAARILPMTDTEITTFVETDTGIMGIFEYCRAGLENPAIRRIVRAGEEEPVATPEVLSAIEESDAVIIGPDNPVRSILPIFDCAGIREALQDRFVIAVSPFRGDTTPDPTEAALMRAAGEEATSAGIWHLYREIADVFVQDIRDPEVVEGSLRLETRVWRDRNAESLAWDLMAVIRHARR; encoded by the coding sequence ATGATCACCTTCCTCTCGGGCGGGACGGGAACGCCGAGGCTGATACGGGGCATCCGGCAGGTCATCTACGACCACGAGATCGCGGTCGTTGCCAATACCGCCGACGATCTCTGGATCAGCGGCAACCACCATGCTCCCGATATCGAGACACTCATGTTCCTCTTTGCGGGTATCCTGAACACCGCCACCTGGCAGGGGATCCGCGGCGACACCTTCTCGACGCACCGGTTCCTTAAGCGGGTGGCAGGGGATGAGTGGCTCGCGATAGGGGACAAAGTCCGCGCTGTGCAGATCGCCCGGGGAGAGATGCTCCGGTCGGGTATGACGCCGACGGAGGCAACACGGCTCCAGAGCACCGCTCTTGGTATCGCGGCGCGGATTCTTCCGATGACCGATACCGAGATCACCACTTTCGTGGAGACGGATACCGGAATCATGGGAATCTTCGAGTACTGCCGGGCAGGGCTTGAGAACCCCGCTATCCGGAGGATCGTCCGTGCCGGTGAAGAGGAGCCGGTCGCAACGCCTGAGGTTCTCTCGGCGATAGAAGAGAGTGATGCCGTTATAATCGGGCCGGATAATCCCGTCCGGAGCATCCTTCCCATCTTCGACTGCGCCGGTATCCGGGAAGCGCTTCAGGATCGGTTCGTCATTGCAGTCTCCCCGTTCCGGGGGGATACCACTCCTGACCCGACGGAGGCGGCACTGATGCGGGCTGCAGGGGAGGAGGCGACCTCGGCGGGCATCTGGCATCTCTACCGGGAGATCGCGGACGTCTTCGTGCAGGATATCCGCGACCCTGAAGTCGTCGAGGGGTCGCTTCGCCTCGAGACCCGCGTCTGGCGTGATCGGAATGCCGAATCGCTTGCATGGGATCTCATGGCGGTCATCAGGCATGCAAGACGGTGA
- the cofD gene encoding 2-phospho-L-lactate transferase, whose translation MITFLSGGTGTPKLLRGIQEVLDEREISVIVNTAEDMWLTGNHLSPDIDTVLYLFAETLDTTKWWGIRGDTFITHEYLQKLGVDEFIAVGDLDRAVHAARGEQLRSGMTLTASTKALAERLGVQATVLPMTDSEVTTYVETADGCIHFQEYWVKHRGTVEISGVVRRAREPPVATPDVLSAIEESDAVIIGPSNPVTSISPILECAGVREALKKQHVVAISPFIGDAPISGPAAALMRAFRCEPTSAGTFGLYEDFLDLFVQDVRDPVEIDGALRLDTLMVNRGKSVDLAKNILRIFGR comes from the coding sequence ATGATTACGTTCCTCTCGGGCGGAACGGGAACGCCGAAACTGCTTCGCGGCATCCAGGAAGTGCTGGATGAACGCGAGATCAGCGTGATCGTCAACACGGCCGAGGATATGTGGCTCACGGGAAATCACCTCTCTCCCGATATCGATACCGTACTCTACCTCTTTGCGGAGACCCTCGACACGACGAAGTGGTGGGGTATCCGCGGTGATACCTTCATCACCCACGAGTACCTGCAGAAACTCGGCGTCGACGAGTTCATCGCGGTCGGGGATCTCGACCGGGCGGTACATGCGGCACGAGGGGAGCAGCTCCGCTCGGGCATGACGCTGACAGCATCAACAAAGGCGCTTGCAGAGCGCCTCGGTGTGCAGGCGACGGTTCTTCCTATGACCGACTCGGAAGTGACGACGTATGTCGAGACCGCCGACGGCTGCATCCACTTCCAGGAGTACTGGGTGAAACACCGGGGGACTGTGGAGATATCCGGTGTCGTCCGGAGAGCCCGGGAGCCCCCGGTGGCGACGCCTGACGTGCTCTCGGCGATAGAAGAGAGCGACGCCGTGATCATCGGCCCCTCAAACCCCGTGACCAGTATCTCTCCCATTCTCGAGTGTGCAGGTGTTCGTGAAGCGCTCAAAAAGCAGCATGTGGTTGCGATCAGCCCGTTCATCGGGGATGCGCCGATCAGCGGACCTGCCGCGGCGCTGATGCGGGCTTTCCGGTGCGAACCGACATCTGCAGGAACATTCGGGCTCTACGAAGATTTTCTCGATCTCTTCGTGCAGGACGTCCGCGATCCGGTAGAGATCGACGGCGCGCTCCGCCTCGATACCCTTATGGTCAACCGGGGCAAAAGCGTCGATCTCGCAAAGAATATTCTCCGGATCTTTGGCCGGTAA
- a CDS encoding UbiD family decarboxylase — MREFIEMMRRKGAVEDIREPCSSVFDAPRRSKENDTILFFHDVDGHRAVMNLMADRSALAAALGVEERDLVPHLAKATYSGRVVNAGPLQGGKPADLSRLPIMKHFPGDAGRYITAGIVFSREGEIENGSIHRMMVIDDTRVAARLVEGRHTHTMLKTALARGERLPVAVTIGTHPLVTFASCTRVPVGKELAYAAELLGGEITVRECRNGILVPDAEIVLEGYIGTERAAEGPFVDITGTYDPVRQEPVIEFTAMYLKADPIYHGILPAGNEHKLLMGAPYEPKIYRAVGEVTTVRDVLLTKGGAGYLHAVVQIRKNTQGDAKNAIMAAFAAHTSLKHVVVVDEDIDIYDPVDVEFAIATRVRGDTDLMVITGVRGSSLDPTRLADGTNVKIGLDATMVMGKEDEFVRAGWE, encoded by the coding sequence ATGCGTGAATTCATTGAGATGATGCGAAGAAAAGGGGCTGTCGAGGATATCCGCGAGCCGTGCTCGTCAGTCTTCGACGCCCCGAGACGATCGAAAGAGAACGATACCATACTCTTCTTCCACGACGTGGACGGGCACCGGGCGGTCATGAACCTGATGGCCGACCGCTCGGCTCTCGCAGCGGCGCTCGGCGTCGAAGAACGCGATCTGGTTCCCCACCTCGCTAAGGCGACCTACTCCGGCAGAGTGGTCAATGCAGGGCCGCTTCAGGGCGGCAAACCAGCAGATCTCTCCCGCCTTCCGATCATGAAGCACTTCCCCGGGGATGCCGGCCGCTATATCACCGCGGGGATCGTCTTCTCCCGCGAGGGAGAGATCGAGAACGGTTCGATCCACCGGATGATGGTGATCGACGATACAAGGGTCGCAGCCCGTCTTGTCGAAGGACGCCACACCCACACGATGCTCAAAACCGCTCTTGCCCGGGGGGAGCGCCTTCCCGTGGCGGTCACCATCGGCACCCACCCCCTGGTGACGTTTGCAAGCTGCACCCGGGTTCCGGTAGGAAAAGAACTCGCCTACGCAGCAGAGCTCCTGGGCGGAGAAATCACCGTGCGGGAGTGCAGAAACGGGATCCTGGTTCCTGATGCCGAGATCGTACTCGAAGGATATATCGGTACGGAGCGTGCCGCAGAAGGGCCTTTTGTCGATATCACCGGAACCTACGACCCGGTCAGGCAGGAGCCGGTGATCGAGTTCACCGCCATGTATCTCAAAGCCGACCCGATCTATCACGGGATCCTCCCCGCCGGGAACGAGCACAAACTCCTGATGGGAGCGCCGTACGAGCCGAAGATCTATCGGGCGGTCGGCGAAGTGACGACGGTGCGGGACGTACTGCTCACAAAGGGCGGGGCGGGCTACCTCCACGCCGTCGTCCAGATCCGGAAGAACACGCAGGGCGACGCAAAGAACGCCATCATGGCAGCCTTCGCCGCCCACACCTCGCTCAAGCACGTCGTCGTGGTCGACGAGGATATCGACATCTATGACCCGGTCGACGTCGAGTTCGCCATCGCTACCCGTGTCCGGGGGGATACCGATCTTATGGTGATCACGGGAGTGCGTGGTTCGTCCCTCGACCCGACACGGCTTGCCGATGGGACGAACGTCAAGATTGGCCTAGACGCCACGATGGTGATGGGAAAAGAGGACGAGTTCGTCCGGGCAGGATGGGAGTGA
- the nifU gene encoding Fe-S cluster assembly scaffold protein NifU, which yields MAEQVGYSQKVMEHFMNPHNVGVIEDADGYGKVGNPVCGDIMEIFIKVKDDRIEDIKFRTFGCGSAIATSSMVTDMARGKTLDEAMTITRNDVATELDGLPPRKMHCSNLAADALHEAIKDYRSRQGA from the coding sequence ATGGCAGAACAGGTAGGCTACAGCCAGAAGGTGATGGAGCACTTCATGAACCCGCACAACGTCGGGGTCATCGAAGATGCGGACGGATACGGCAAGGTCGGCAACCCCGTCTGCGGCGACATCATGGAGATCTTCATCAAGGTGAAGGACGACCGGATCGAAGATATCAAGTTTCGTACGTTCGGATGCGGTTCGGCCATCGCCACGAGCAGCATGGTCACCGACATGGCCAGGGGAAAGACCCTCGACGAGGCGATGACCATCACCCGGAATGATGTGGCCACCGAGCTCGACGGGCTGCCGCCGCGGAAGATGCACTGCTCGAACCTTGCGGCGGATGCACTCCACGAGGCGATAAAAGACTACCGGAGCCGGCAGGGAGCGTAG
- a CDS encoding DsrE family protein, with amino-acid sequence MPRLLYVQTSGTDTPERLYAPFVLGMTARAMEMNADIFFMIKGVTVVKKGEAEKIRVGNFPGLAEILNQAIASGVNIYICEQSTQLLGLERGDFIPEGKIVGAVTLNDLAIDADAVITF; translated from the coding sequence ATGCCCAGACTTCTCTACGTCCAGACAAGCGGTACCGATACCCCGGAGCGGCTCTACGCCCCCTTCGTCCTCGGGATGACGGCCCGGGCGATGGAGATGAATGCGGACATCTTCTTTATGATCAAAGGGGTGACCGTCGTCAAGAAGGGAGAGGCGGAGAAGATCCGGGTCGGGAACTTCCCGGGTCTCGCCGAGATACTGAACCAGGCGATAGCTTCGGGCGTAAACATTTACATCTGCGAACAGAGCACGCAGCTGCTCGGACTTGAGCGGGGAGACTTCATACCGGAAGGAAAGATCGTCGGTGCGGTGACGCTGAACGACCTTGCAATCGATGCAGACGCCGTCATAACCTTTTAG
- a CDS encoding cysteine desulfurase family protein, with the protein MERIYLDHAAAMPVDPRVLDAALPYLTEKVGNPSSLYNEGLTAKSAIEEARGRVADLINAEDTQSIIFTSGATESNNIAVRGTALRNIRTGKKIAASTIEHISVINPAKDLQKSGFAFDRIPVDAMGVVDLEALNGIVTPETAVTSVIYANNEIGTVEPIPEIAGIVHDRGRYLHVDATDAAGRIPIDVQRDGIDLLTLSGNQLGGPEGIGALYIRPGVREQPVIFGGGQERGLRSGTENLFGIVGMGEAARIAGADMQGESRRLAGIRDRLIERILTIDEAYLTGHPVKRLPHHASFRFSRIEGESIQLAMDMYGIAVATGSACTSRTLEASHVLLAIGLRHEEAHGSMIATLGRSNTMEQVPMVVDAARETVKRLRAITPL; encoded by the coding sequence ATGGAGAGAATTTACCTCGACCATGCAGCGGCGATGCCGGTCGATCCGCGAGTCCTCGATGCCGCTCTGCCGTACCTGACCGAGAAGGTCGGGAACCCGTCGAGCCTCTACAACGAAGGGCTTACGGCAAAGTCTGCCATCGAGGAGGCACGCGGCAGAGTCGCCGACCTGATCAATGCGGAGGATACCCAGTCGATCATCTTCACGAGCGGCGCCACCGAGTCGAATAACATCGCCGTACGCGGCACTGCTCTACGGAACATCCGCACCGGAAAGAAGATTGCGGCGAGCACGATTGAACATATCTCCGTCATAAATCCTGCGAAAGATCTCCAGAAGAGCGGTTTTGCGTTCGACCGGATACCGGTCGATGCGATGGGCGTCGTCGACCTCGAGGCTTTGAACGGGATCGTGACGCCCGAGACGGCAGTGACTTCGGTCATCTACGCGAACAACGAGATCGGCACCGTCGAACCTATCCCGGAGATTGCCGGGATCGTCCACGACCGGGGCAGATATCTCCATGTCGATGCAACGGATGCGGCGGGCCGGATTCCTATCGACGTGCAGCGTGACGGCATCGATCTCCTCACGCTCTCAGGAAATCAGCTCGGCGGGCCGGAAGGAATCGGCGCCCTGTACATACGCCCGGGCGTCCGGGAGCAGCCGGTGATCTTCGGCGGAGGACAGGAACGGGGGCTCCGGTCGGGCACCGAGAACCTCTTCGGGATCGTCGGGATGGGCGAGGCCGCACGCATCGCCGGAGCCGATATGCAGGGGGAGAGCAGGCGGCTTGCCGGGATACGGGATCGGCTTATCGAAAGGATCCTGACCATCGACGAAGCCTACCTTACCGGCCACCCTGTAAAGCGTCTCCCGCACCACGCCAGTTTCCGCTTCTCCCGCATAGAAGGAGAGAGTATTCAGCTCGCCATGGACATGTACGGTATCGCGGTCGCCACCGGCTCGGCCTGCACCTCGCGAACGCTTGAAGCGTCCCACGTTCTTCTCGCAATAGGCCTTCGGCACGAGGAAGCGCACGGCTCCATGATCGCGACCCTGGGCCGTTCGAACACCATGGAGCAGGTGCCGATGGTCGTAGACGCGGCGAGAGAAACTGTTAAACGGCTGCGCGCTATTACACCGCTGTAA
- a CDS encoding HEAT repeat domain-containing protein — protein MPRTDVTVMQRNRDIEGLIRALDDPSGNVREAAATALGAVGDARAIEPLKKAKFFDDRPEVRRAASAAQVWLSERLRAERILKGGQ, from the coding sequence ATGCCACGAACAGACGTCACCGTCATGCAACGAAACCGGGATATCGAAGGACTGATCCGGGCACTCGACGATCCGAGCGGGAACGTGCGGGAGGCCGCTGCGACGGCGCTCGGGGCGGTCGGCGATGCCCGGGCGATCGAACCGCTGAAGAAGGCGAAGTTCTTCGACGACCGCCCCGAGGTCAGGAGGGCCGCGTCGGCAGCGCAGGTCTGGCTCTCAGAGCGGCTCAGAGCGGAGCGGATACTGAAAGGCGGGCAGTAA
- a CDS encoding HD domain-containing protein produces the protein MKIIKDPVHGYVEADALALRLLDTGEVQRLRHISQLGFANLVYPGANHTRFEHSLGTMHLAALLSRKLDLTPNERELVTVAALLHDIGHGPFSHVIEPVMEAYAGRSHHEVSTLLKTDPIAGILEGEGISPAEVCTVIGGRHRLAGIIHGSLDVDRMDYLMRDAHYTGVPYGTVDADRLIRSIILTDSGVGLEENGINAAESLLIARTLMRPAVYFHHVSRIATSMFILAVIEHLRSVPATDPAAMMRMDDAACMEMLKASASPVARDLAARVYNRTLYKRALYVGEDRVNLAAVLTDLNLAKERTIGREIAESAGIEEWQVLVDIPPLPGEMSMEVRVRSSHTLVELEEVSPLINTLNDTRRQQWRLGVYAPAEHRTAVEQAAIEVLRVKRPTKQDKLMIAYQKEGL, from the coding sequence ATGAAGATCATCAAGGATCCGGTGCACGGCTACGTGGAGGCGGATGCGCTCGCACTTCGCCTGCTCGATACCGGGGAGGTTCAGCGCCTCCGCCATATATCACAGCTCGGATTCGCGAATCTCGTCTACCCCGGAGCGAACCACACCCGTTTCGAACACTCGCTCGGGACGATGCACTTAGCCGCCCTGCTCTCGCGGAAACTCGACCTCACCCCGAACGAACGAGAGCTCGTCACCGTCGCTGCTCTTCTCCACGATATCGGTCATGGCCCGTTCTCGCACGTCATCGAACCCGTCATGGAGGCATATGCCGGAAGAAGCCACCACGAGGTTTCCACCCTGCTGAAGACCGACCCGATAGCCGGGATCCTCGAGGGCGAGGGGATCAGTCCCGCCGAGGTCTGTACCGTGATCGGCGGCCGGCATCGCCTTGCGGGGATCATCCACGGGAGCCTCGATGTCGACCGGATGGACTACCTGATGCGTGATGCACACTACACCGGTGTTCCCTATGGGACGGTGGATGCAGACCGCCTGATCAGGAGCATCATCCTCACCGACTCAGGCGTAGGACTCGAAGAGAACGGCATCAACGCGGCGGAGTCGCTCCTGATAGCCCGGACGCTGATGCGTCCCGCGGTCTACTTCCACCACGTCAGCCGGATCGCGACGAGCATGTTCATCCTGGCCGTCATCGAGCACCTTCGGTCGGTTCCCGCCACCGATCCGGCTGCGATGATGCGGATGGACGACGCCGCCTGCATGGAGATGCTGAAGGCATCGGCGAGCCCGGTTGCCCGCGACCTCGCTGCCAGAGTCTACAACCGCACCCTCTACAAACGGGCGCTCTACGTGGGGGAGGACCGGGTAAACCTGGCCGCCGTCCTGACCGACCTGAACCTTGCAAAGGAGCGGACGATCGGCCGGGAGATAGCCGAATCCGCCGGCATCGAGGAATGGCAGGTGCTCGTCGATATTCCCCCGCTCCCGGGCGAGATGTCGATGGAGGTCAGGGTCAGGAGCAGCCATACCCTGGTGGAGCTCGAGGAGGTCTCTCCGCTTATCAATACCTTAAACGACACGAGAAGGCAGCAGTGGCGCCTCGGGGTCTATGCACCGGCCGAACACCGGACTGCCGTCGAACAGGCGGCTATCGAGGTGCTCCGGGTCAAGCGCCCGACAAAACAGGACAAACTGATGATCGCATACCAGAAAGAGGGTTTATGA